The genomic window TTGAGCTACCCCAACTCCTCTCGGAAGCCGGGGACCGGCTCATGGAGGTGCTGCCTGCCGAGCAGGTCTCCCTTCTACTCGTGGACGCGGAGTCGGGAGAGATTGTGCCACGGGTGGTCCGCAGCCGCTCAGGCGAGCTTCCCGCTCAGGAACTGCACATCAGCCGCAACATGGTTACCTGGGCACTGGATCAGCACCTGGCGCTGCTCACCACCGACGCCACCACTGATGAGAGGTTCCAGGCCGCCGACAGCGTACAGCACCTGCACATCCACTCGGCGATCTGCGCGCCGATGGTCTCCCACGGAACGGCCCTGGGCGCGATCTACCTGTATGCCGCCAGTGATAGCCACATCTTCACTCAGGCCGACCTGCATCTGGTAGCCGGGATCGCCTCCACGACAGCCGTCGCCATCGAGAACGCGCGACTCTACACCGACCTGCGCGGCGCCTACGACTCACTGCAGGCAGCGCAGGACCAACTCCTAAGGAGCGAGCGTGTCGCGACCATCGGCGTGCTGTCCGCCAGCATCGCCCACGACATGGCCAACATCGTCTCGCCCCTGCACCCGCTGATCGGGATGCTGCTGGACGGCAAGGAACTCAATGAGGTGGGCCGGGGTATCATCCGCCGCCAGACCGAGCGTCTCACGACCCTCGTTGAGCGGCTCCTGTCTTTCTCCCGCACGAAGCCGACGGAGCTGAAGCCTACCGACCTGCCGTCGGTCGTGGAGGCCGCCGTGTCCCTAGTGCGCACCGAGTTGGTCCACCGGTCCATCGATCTAGAACTCGACCTGGCCGAGGACCTGCCTCCGGTGGACGCCGACAGCGCCCAGATGGAGCGGGCGGTTCTCAACCTCATCATCAACGCGGCCGAAGCACTGGAGGGCCGCGAAGACGGATGGATCGCCGTCTCGGCCCGGATGGAGGACAATGAGGTCCTTCTCAGCGTCTCCGACAACGGTCCAGGAATTCCCGTCGAGGTGCAGCCGCGGCTGTTCGAGCCCTTCTTCACCACCAAATCCTCGGGGACCGGCCTCGGGCTGTACTCGACCCGCCGCATCGTCGAGGAGGAGCACCAGGGCACCCTTGAACTTGACAGCCGCGAGGGCGAGGGAACGACCCTTACGCTGCGACTGAATCCCAGCAAGGCGACTACTCCCGCAGAAGCCTGAGCCCGCTATCGCCATGCAGGAACTAAAGGGCCCTGGTCACCGCGGTGACCAGGGCCCTCTCGTCTGTGTAGCGGGTTGTCTCGGTGCTAGTGGGGCGCGTTCGTGTCCGGCATCGGGACCACCATGTTCTCCGAACCCATCGGCATACCCATGGCGCCCTGCTTGAGTTCCTCGACCTTCGCGGGCAAGCCCCTGAGGAACATGTCCCCAACCTTGTACACCTGGTCACTGTCGGAGGTCTGGCAGTAGTACTGGGTCTCAGGCCCCACCTGAAGGGTGTCACCGAACTTGAGCGTCACGGTCTTGCCGCTCTTCAGTCGTAGCGTCACTGCGGTCGAGGGAGCAGCCAGTCCTACCTGGCGCAGATCAGGCGCCTTGGCCAGGAACTCTATGGCTTCCATGTCGATCGCACTGCCCAGCAGGTCCTCGACCTTCATCTTGTCGGCCGGACCGGTCTGCGGCGACTGCAGCTTCCAGTCCTCGCCGGCCCGCATCACCGAGAAGCCGAGCCCTTCGCGACGCTCCACCTTCATCGACACCACATCTGCCGCCGCGATGCTGAGGACGTGCTTGTCGCGCAGCGCCATGAGGTCCTTGTTCAGGTCGTCGAACAGCGTGGTCTCGACCAGCAACACCTCCGGCCGGCCCTTGCGCATGGCGTAGACCAGATCCTTGTCCTCCATCGTGTCCCCATAGTCGGAGACCTTCACCTTCTGGCGCGTCTGGGCACCGACGAGAACCTCAATTGTCTTGCCGTCCTTGAGTTGCAGCTTGCATTGTGCCCGTGGCTTGTCCAGGCCATACGCCGCCAGGTTGTTCGGCTGGTCGCCGAAGCCCTTGGCCTCGACGTCGGCCACCTTACCGAAGGCCGAGGTGATGCTCCACTCGTCACCCTTGTATGACCCGGGCTGTGAGATCTGCCACACGGCCTTCTGTTTCTCCTGCCCCTGCTTCTCGAGGACGAAGGTACCCTTCTCGTTGATGAAGGTCACGCCGGTTACGTTGTCCTTCTCAAAGCGGGCCAGCTTCTTGTCGCGCAAGCTCGCAGGGTCCTTGTTCAGGTCAGTGCGGAAGGAGGAGGGGACGTAGTACACGCCCGGCAGGCCCGAGATGGTGGCGTAGATCTTGCTCCCGACCGGGGTGTCGGCGCCGAGCTTGATGGCGACCTTCTTCCCGGACTTGAGGGAGACCGTAACCTCCATCGTGGGACTGTCCAGGCCGAACTCCTTGATCAGCTTGACGTTCTTGCCGACGCCCGGCTTCATCTCCACGATGGCCTTGACCATCGTCTTCGCGCTCTCCGGATCTACCAGCCCCTTGATCGGCTCGGCGAGCCACCACTCCTCCTCATGCCGTTCGAGGCTCACGCGAGTGGTCTTGACGCCCGGCTGGGCGATCCCGGCTCCGACGGCATTCTCAGCTTCAGGTGTTCCGGTTGTGGGTGCGCCTTCAGCGTTCTCCGCTGCCGAGTTGTCGGCAGGCGTGGTGGGCGCGGTGGCCTCGTACTTGACCACCTCGATCTTGCTGACGTCCGCCTCGTTGGTGATGAGCTGGGAGAGCACCTCTTCCTTCTCAGGAACGCGTCCCCGCTCTTTGGTCATCACCCAGGCGAACAGCCCCACGAACACCACGAAGGCGGCGATGGTCCATCCGAACTTCCTCATCGGGCTTACCTCCTGCGCCGCCACCAGACCAGGCCTCCGGCAAAGACCACGAGGCCGGGGATGATGAACAGCGCCAGGATGGTGGCAATCGCCTTCTGAGCGCCGATCATGGTCAGGTATGGCGTCTGCTCTTCCTTGGGCGGGATGGAGATCAGCTTCTCGTTCTTGGTCAGCCAGGCCAGGCTCTTCAGCGACAGGGCCAGGTTCCCCTGGAGCTGATTGGTCATGATGAACCGATCGGTCAGGAACTCAGCGTCGGCAACCACGACGATGCGGGTACCGGGGCCTTCTTCCGGCGTCTGCTGCTGCATCATCTGGTCCTGAGGCTGCTGCTGCTTCTTGGACTCGTCGATCGCAGCCGCCAGGGTCAGCGGACCGGTCTCTTCACCGGCATCCTTGGTCCCATTCGCCTTGCCGGTGGCGTCTGCCTTATCCAGCCAGGCCTCGGCGCTGGTCTTCATCAGTTCCTGCGCCTTCTTGGTCGGCGGAGGTGGTGGCGCACCCGGGTAGCTGGCCGGTGGCTCGGCGCCCTCGTCGACCTTCAGCGCGCGAGCCAGCGGCAGCACAACCGGATCGAGGCGGGTCGTGATGTCGTGTGGCTCCGGCTTGATCACGGCCGGGAACTGCGGCTGCCCGGCATTGTGGTCGGCGCTCGGGTCCATGACCTGACCCTTGAGCGGTGTCACGCCACGCGACGCCAGGACCTCGGTGAAGTCGGGCGCCTGCGGACCGGTGCCAAGGGCGATGAACAGCTTCCCGCCCTGGTCTGCGTACTTCTTGATCGCTTCCATCTCGGCCGGCTTCAGCGGGGTCTGCGAACCGGCGATCACCAGCACGGCGCAGTCCTGTGGGACCCGCGGCTGCGGCTGGTTCAGCATCGTCAGTGTCGTGACCTCATACTGCTGGCTCTCCAGCGACCGCTTGATCATGTTCGTCGTGTCCTGACCGTAGTCGCTGGGGTCATACTCACCGTGGCCGGTCAGGAAGTAGACCTTCGGCTTCTGGCCGGTGGTCACGGCGAGGATCGCACTGGTGAGTCGCTCCTCCTCGGGCGCCATGACCTCTTCCTTGCGGTCGCCGCACTTGACGTAGACCACCGTGCCCTCGGTCTGGACGTTGTACTCGCGCACCTTGTCGACCTGTACCATCGGGTCGTAGAAGTCCAGCTTGATCTTCCGCGAGTGGGCGGCATATTCGCCCAGCCGGTCGCGCACCATTTCCTGCTGCGGGTCGTTCGCCGGCAGGAAGGCGGCCATCTGCACCTCTTGGTTGAGGCTCTTGAGCACCTTGACCGTCTGCTCCGACAGCGAGTACTGCTTGCTCGTAGTCGCGTCGTAGCGAGTATGGTGCCGGATGGCCATGACGTTGACCATCACCAGGATGCCGAACACGAGGATCGCAAAGGCGACCGTGTTCAAGCCGGAGATCGCACGCCGGCCGCTGAAGGCAGCGAGAATCGTGCGGAAGTTCACGACCACCGAATAGAGGACCATCACCCCACCGAGGATCACGAAGACCATCGGCCCAAGGCCAAAGGTCTTCACTACCCCCCACCAGATGAGGCCGATGATGAGCGCAAGCGTCCCGACCAGGGAGGCGATCATCGAGATGATCGAGGTTACCCCGGCCTGCTCGGGCTTAGCGAGACGCGGATCGGCAGCCGCCTTCCGAACACTCGGTTTGCTATCGAACTTCTCTTCGGGCATTAGCACCTTCACCTACCAGATGAAGTTGACTGTCAGGGATTGACGGCTCTCGGGGCGTGACGCCTCGGAGCCGTCTACGGCCCTACACCTGCCGCCGCATCTCCAGCACACGAGCCGTCATGAACAGGAAGAAGACTACCAGGCTCAGGAAGTACACTACGTTCTTTGAGTCCAGCAGGCCCTTCTCGAAGTCCGAGAATAGCTCGAACACCGAGATGTTCTTGCTGATTGTCGCCAGGATCGACTCCTGTCCACCAATCAGGTAGGACACCCACCCGATCAGCCACACGAACAGGAAGGCGCCCAGGCAGATCCCCGCGGAGGCCATCTGGCTTCGGGTGAGGCTGCTGGCGAAGAGCCCGATGGCCAGGAAGGCCGCACCTACCAGGAACAGACCCAGGTAGCCGACCAGCGCTCGACCCCACTCGAAGTCGCCCCACTTGTCCAGCATGATCGGGAAGGGCAGCGTGAGCACGAGCATGATCACGTACACGGCGAGGGTCCCCAGGTACTTGCCCAGGACGACTTCACGGTCGTTGAGCGGCTTGGTGAGCAGCAACTCGAGAGTGCCCGTAGCTTGCTCCTGCGCGAGCAGCGACATCGTGAGGAAGGGCGCTACCATGAGCGTCAGGAACACCATGCTGCCCAGCAGGCCACCCATCTCCGCTCGTGCCTGCGGCTGGTAGATCGAGAACGTGAAGATCAGGCCGGAGAAGAACAGAAAGAACGTGATGACCACGTAGGCCATCGGCGAGGCGAAGTAGGACTGGATCTCGCGCTGAGCAATGGTCAGAACGTTGCGCATGCTCAGGCCACGCCCCTTTCCTCGGTGGTCAACTGCCGGAAGACCTCTTCCAGCGACATCTCCATCGGTCGCAGCTCAAGCAGCCCCCAGCCCTTGCCGACCACGAACTCGGCAAGACTAGCTCGCAGGTCGGAGCCCAGGATCGTGTCAACCAGATAGGCCCCTTCGCCCTGATCGGAGGCAGCGCGCACCGAGGTGACCTGTGGAAGCGTCTTCACCAGTTGCGGAATCTGCGGGTCGTTCTTCTTGACCCGGATCAGTGTCGTTTCGGCGTCGCGGATCTGCGCCGTCAGTCGCTCCGGCGTATCCTCGGCGATGATCTTGCCCTGGTTGATGATGATGACCCGCTGGCAGGTCATCTGCGCTTCGGGCAGGATGTGCGTGGACAGCATGACCGTGTGCTTGCCGGCCAGTCCCCTGATGAGCTGTCGGACCTCGATGATCTGGTTCGGGT from Armatimonadia bacterium includes these protein-coding regions:
- a CDS encoding ATP-binding protein; amino-acid sequence: MKLVVMNGEMAGLEFILSPGTAGLGRRSDNDVCLPLDPKISRRHALITLRDDRLTLEDLGSANGTFLGQRRLHTATSLQAGDRFRLGRTWLEVRPFSVPSAESDAARQVVLVDSGSAAEGAPPVAERSKVVYSLDASGPQVQPADGDDLQRRLQVLLDFGQAVGSLLELPQLLSEAGDRLMEVLPAEQVSLLLVDAESGEIVPRVVRSRSGELPAQELHISRNMVTWALDQHLALLTTDATTDERFQAADSVQHLHIHSAICAPMVSHGTALGAIYLYAASDSHIFTQADLHLVAGIASTTAVAIENARLYTDLRGAYDSLQAAQDQLLRSERVATIGVLSASIAHDMANIVSPLHPLIGMLLDGKELNEVGRGIIRRQTERLTTLVERLLSFSRTKPTELKPTDLPSVVEAAVSLVRTELVHRSIDLELDLAEDLPPVDADSAQMERAVLNLIINAAEALEGREDGWIAVSARMEDNEVLLSVSDNGPGIPVEVQPRLFEPFFTTKSSGTGLGLYSTRRIVEEEHQGTLELDSREGEGTTLTLRLNPSKATTPAEA
- a CDS encoding DUF4340 domain-containing protein; translated protein: MRKFGWTIAAFVVFVGLFAWVMTKERGRVPEKEEVLSQLITNEADVSKIEVVKYEATAPTTPADNSAAENAEGAPTTGTPEAENAVGAGIAQPGVKTTRVSLERHEEEWWLAEPIKGLVDPESAKTMVKAIVEMKPGVGKNVKLIKEFGLDSPTMEVTVSLKSGKKVAIKLGADTPVGSKIYATISGLPGVYYVPSSFRTDLNKDPASLRDKKLARFEKDNVTGVTFINEKGTFVLEKQGQEKQKAVWQISQPGSYKGDEWSITSAFGKVADVEAKGFGDQPNNLAAYGLDKPRAQCKLQLKDGKTIEVLVGAQTRQKVKVSDYGDTMEDKDLVYAMRKGRPEVLLVETTLFDDLNKDLMALRDKHVLSIAAADVVSMKVERREGLGFSVMRAGEDWKLQSPQTGPADKMKVEDLLGSAIDMEAIEFLAKAPDLRQVGLAAPSTAVTLRLKSGKTVTLKFGDTLQVGPETQYYCQTSDSDQVYKVGDMFLRGLPAKVEELKQGAMGMPMGSENMVVPMPDTNAPH
- a CDS encoding Gldg family protein, coding for MPEEKFDSKPSVRKAAADPRLAKPEQAGVTSIISMIASLVGTLALIIGLIWWGVVKTFGLGPMVFVILGGVMVLYSVVVNFRTILAAFSGRRAISGLNTVAFAILVFGILVMVNVMAIRHHTRYDATTSKQYSLSEQTVKVLKSLNQEVQMAAFLPANDPQQEMVRDRLGEYAAHSRKIKLDFYDPMVQVDKVREYNVQTEGTVVYVKCGDRKEEVMAPEEERLTSAILAVTTGQKPKVYFLTGHGEYDPSDYGQDTTNMIKRSLESQQYEVTTLTMLNQPQPRVPQDCAVLVIAGSQTPLKPAEMEAIKKYADQGGKLFIALGTGPQAPDFTEVLASRGVTPLKGQVMDPSADHNAGQPQFPAVIKPEPHDITTRLDPVVLPLARALKVDEGAEPPASYPGAPPPPPTKKAQELMKTSAEAWLDKADATGKANGTKDAGEETGPLTLAAAIDESKKQQQPQDQMMQQQTPEEGPGTRIVVVADAEFLTDRFIMTNQLQGNLALSLKSLAWLTKNEKLISIPPKEEQTPYLTMIGAQKAIATILALFIIPGLVVFAGGLVWWRRRR
- a CDS encoding ABC transporter permease; the encoded protein is MRNVLTIAQREIQSYFASPMAYVVITFFLFFSGLIFTFSIYQPQARAEMGGLLGSMVFLTLMVAPFLTMSLLAQEQATGTLELLLTKPLNDREVVLGKYLGTLAVYVIMLVLTLPFPIMLDKWGDFEWGRALVGYLGLFLVGAAFLAIGLFASSLTRSQMASAGICLGAFLFVWLIGWVSYLIGGQESILATISKNISVFELFSDFEKGLLDSKNVVYFLSLVVFFLFMTARVLEMRRQV